One segment of Deinococcus multiflagellatus DNA contains the following:
- the rpiA gene encoding ribose 5-phosphate isomerase A — protein MSDLEALKKEAALRAVALVQSGMRVGLGTGSTAKYAIEEIGRQLQSGELRDVVGVATSEASDALARQVGIPVEALDPRPLDIAIDGADEIAPNLDLIKGLGGALLREKLTEVQARRFLVIADHTKLVTRLGEKSALPIEIARFGFLSTIERLREVLPAGRLRHSGAQPYVTDNGNHIFDAQIPEGQDIAALERTLKGLLGVVDTGLFLGMAERAFVAAPDGVTELTPAR, from the coding sequence ATGAGCGACCTCGAAGCCCTGAAAAAAGAAGCCGCCCTGCGCGCCGTGGCCCTGGTGCAAAGCGGCATGCGGGTGGGCCTGGGCACCGGCAGCACCGCCAAGTACGCCATTGAGGAAATTGGTCGCCAGTTGCAGAGCGGCGAACTGCGGGACGTGGTGGGGGTGGCGACCAGCGAGGCCAGCGACGCCCTGGCCCGGCAGGTGGGCATTCCGGTGGAGGCGCTGGACCCCCGCCCCCTGGACATTGCCATTGACGGCGCCGACGAGATTGCCCCCAACCTCGACCTGATCAAGGGCCTGGGCGGCGCCCTGCTGCGCGAGAAGCTGACCGAGGTGCAGGCGCGGCGCTTTCTCGTGATTGCCGACCACACCAAGCTGGTGACGCGCCTTGGCGAGAAGTCGGCCCTGCCCATCGAGATCGCCCGGTTTGGCTTCCTGAGCACCATCGAGCGCCTGCGAGAGGTGCTGCCCGCCGGTCGCCTGCGTCACAGTGGGGCCCAGCCGTACGTGACCGACAACGGCAACCACATCTTTGACGCCCAGATTCCGGAGGGCCAGGACATTGCCGCGCTGGAACGCACCTTGAAGGGGCTACTGGGTGTGGTGGACACCGGCCTGTTCCTGGGCATGGCGGAGCGGGCCTTTGTGGCGGCCCCGGACGGCGTGACCGAACTCACCCCGGCGCGCTAA
- a CDS encoding peroxiredoxin, which translates to MSDASPASPQPGQPFPDFALPDAQGQTHRLSDYAGRYVVLYVYPKDDTPGCTREACDFRDNALLKAHGAAILGVSADDAQSHTQFAEKYSLPFPLLSDDGAAFLRQIGSYGTKNMYGKVTEGIKRQTFLIGPDGTLVKGWLAVKVDGHADQVAAAIDKDRAARGPA; encoded by the coding sequence ATGAGTGACGCGTCCCCCGCCAGCCCCCAGCCGGGCCAGCCCTTTCCCGACTTCGCCCTGCCAGATGCCCAGGGGCAGACGCACCGCCTGTCTGACTACGCGGGGCGCTACGTGGTGCTGTACGTGTACCCCAAGGACGACACCCCCGGCTGCACCAGGGAAGCCTGCGATTTCCGCGACAACGCGCTGTTAAAGGCCCACGGCGCGGCCATTCTGGGCGTGAGCGCCGATGACGCCCAGAGCCACACCCAGTTTGCCGAGAAGTACAGCCTGCCCTTTCCTCTGCTCAGCGACGACGGCGCGGCGTTCCTGCGCCAGATCGGCTCGTACGGCACGAAGAACATGTACGGCAAGGTCACCGAGGGCATCAAGCGCCAGACCTTCCTGATTGGCCCGGATGGCACGCTGGTCAAGGGCTGGCTGGCGGTGAAGGTGGACGGCCACGCCGATCAGGTGGCCGCCGCCATTGACAAAGACCGCGCCGCGCGGGGGCCCGCATGA
- a CDS encoding polysaccharide deacetylase family protein, which yields MRGGRRWALLGVLLAGLLVPAHAAPPLPGQVQPVAPGTRPAPALPTLTLVPPVPEVQSVHVLGNGFITVAHAVITLNAARHDQARALSALVAARVLAARPDLSEVDLSVYDAGTYAGFGGPLPLLTASVPRTRLADFQAWTAGRAAYERQWVNPGPSALPTERDPDRVPEASPALVPGEAAPRAAAASRAQVTATTALVAGGVHGGLLYRGRRDASNVAALTFDDAPHPLYEPLLLDLLRRSGMHATFFVIGRNAQAYPYFVRDMVAQGHEVGNHTYHHVRLPPLSPGAARDELQWANTLLSSLTGRPVRYFRPPGGDYTPTTLAVARSLGLTTVFWTNDPGDFQNPGDQVLQARYQQHLRPGGIVLLHDNAPEMLDVLRDFLRYARARGVTLTTVGGLPK from the coding sequence GTGAGGGGAGGGCGCCGCTGGGCCCTCCTCGGCGTGCTGCTGGCCGGACTGCTGGTCCCGGCCCACGCTGCACCCCCACTGCCTGGGCAGGTGCAGCCGGTGGCCCCGGGCACCCGTCCGGCCCCCGCGCTGCCCACCCTGACCCTGGTGCCCCCCGTGCCCGAGGTGCAGAGTGTGCATGTGCTGGGCAACGGGTTTATCACCGTGGCCCACGCAGTGATCACGCTAAACGCGGCGCGCCATGATCAGGCGCGCGCGCTGTCGGCGCTGGTGGCGGCGCGGGTGCTGGCCGCCCGCCCGGACCTGAGCGAGGTGGACCTGAGCGTGTACGACGCCGGCACCTACGCCGGTTTCGGGGGCCCGCTGCCCCTGCTGACCGCCAGCGTACCGCGCACCCGCCTGGCCGATTTTCAGGCGTGGACCGCCGGGCGCGCGGCCTACGAGCGCCAGTGGGTGAATCCGGGCCCCAGCGCCCTGCCCACCGAGCGCGACCCGGACCGCGTGCCCGAGGCCAGCCCCGCCCTGGTGCCCGGCGAAGCGGCCCCCCGCGCAGCGGCGGCCAGCCGGGCGCAGGTGACCGCCACCACGGCCCTGGTGGCCGGGGGCGTCCACGGCGGCCTGCTGTACCGGGGCCGCCGGGACGCGTCGAATGTGGCCGCCCTGACCTTCGACGACGCGCCGCATCCCCTCTACGAGCCGCTGCTGCTGGACCTGCTGCGGCGCAGCGGCATGCACGCCACCTTTTTCGTGATTGGCCGCAATGCCCAGGCCTATCCGTACTTCGTGCGCGACATGGTGGCCCAGGGCCACGAGGTGGGTAACCACACCTACCACCATGTGCGCTTGCCGCCCCTGTCGCCGGGCGCGGCGCGCGACGAACTGCAGTGGGCCAACACGCTCCTGAGCAGCCTGACGGGCCGCCCAGTGCGGTACTTTCGCCCGCCGGGGGGCGACTACACGCCCACCACGCTGGCGGTGGCGCGCTCCCTGGGCCTGACCACGGTGTTCTGGACCAACGACCCCGGCGACTTCCAGAACCCTGGCGATCAGGTGTTGCAGGCCCGCTACCAGCAGCACCTGCGCCCCGGCGGCATTGTGCTGCTGCACGACAACGCCCCCGAGATGCTGGACGTTCTGCGCGACTTCCTGCGCTACGCCCGCGCCCGGGGTGTCACCCTGACCACGGTGGGCGGCCTGCCCAAGTAG
- a CDS encoding Maf family nucleotide pyrophosphatase: MTPQGSGAGDAGPQVILASGSPRRRELLGLLGVRFTVQVSGEAEDSSDTDPARLAAELARLKGRAVARTAPGAVVLAADTVVAIEGELLGKPADRAENEAFVRRLSGRTHEVFTGVAVLQGGREQVEVARTAVTFRALSDAEIAYYAATGEGLDKAGGYGIQAVGMALVARVDGEYANVVGLPLTVTTRLLRAAGVPVWGQAAGVPGA, from the coding sequence GTGACCCCCCAAGGCAGCGGCGCCGGAGACGCGGGGCCGCAGGTCATTCTGGCGTCGGGCAGCCCCCGGCGCCGGGAATTGCTGGGGCTGCTGGGGGTGCGCTTTACCGTGCAGGTCAGCGGTGAGGCCGAGGACAGCAGTGACACGGACCCCGCCCGGCTGGCGGCCGAACTGGCGCGCCTCAAGGGCCGCGCGGTGGCGCGCACGGCGCCGGGAGCCGTGGTGCTGGCGGCCGATACAGTGGTCGCCATTGAGGGTGAGCTGCTGGGCAAACCCGCCGACCGCGCCGAGAACGAGGCCTTTGTGCGCCGCCTCTCGGGGCGCACCCACGAGGTGTTCACCGGCGTGGCGGTGCTGCAAGGCGGGCGTGAACAGGTGGAGGTGGCGCGCACCGCTGTGACCTTCCGCGCCCTCAGCGACGCCGAAATCGCCTACTACGCCGCCACGGGCGAGGGCCTGGACAAGGCCGGGGGCTACGGCATTCAAGCGGTGGGCATGGCCCTGGTGGCGCGGGTGGACGGCGAATACGCCAACGTGGTGGGCCTGCCGCTGACGGTGACCACCCGCCTGCTGCGCGCCGCCGGGGTGCCGGTGTGGGGGCAGGCCGCCGGGGTGCCCGGGGCGTGA
- the deoC gene encoding deoxyribose-phosphate aldolase: MKLAPYIDHTLLKATATRADIIQLCQEARKHSFFAVCINPVYIPLAKAQLAGSDVKVATVCGFPLGAVSPEQKAAEARASVQAGADEVDMVIHIGAALDGDWASVEADVRAVREATAGAVLKVIIETCYLNDEQKRAATEAAVRGGADFVKTSTGFGTGGATPDDVRLMRDVIAGRAQIKAAGGVRSAEDAKAMIEAGATRLGTSGGVALVAGEQLGEGY; encoded by the coding sequence GTGAAGCTTGCGCCGTACATTGACCACACCCTCCTCAAAGCCACCGCCACCCGGGCAGACATCATCCAGTTGTGCCAGGAAGCGCGCAAGCACAGCTTCTTCGCCGTGTGCATCAATCCGGTTTACATTCCGCTCGCCAAGGCGCAGCTGGCCGGCAGCGACGTGAAAGTGGCCACCGTATGCGGCTTTCCCCTGGGCGCCGTGAGCCCCGAGCAGAAGGCCGCCGAGGCCCGCGCCAGCGTGCAGGCCGGCGCTGACGAGGTGGACATGGTTATTCACATCGGCGCGGCGCTGGACGGCGACTGGGCCAGCGTGGAGGCCGATGTGCGCGCCGTGCGGGAAGCCACGGCGGGCGCGGTGCTGAAGGTCATCATCGAAACCTGCTACCTGAACGACGAGCAAAAGCGCGCCGCCACCGAAGCGGCCGTGCGCGGCGGGGCCGACTTCGTGAAGACCAGCACCGGCTTTGGCACGGGCGGCGCCACCCCCGACGACGTGCGCCTGATGAGAGACGTGATCGCGGGCCGCGCCCAGATCAAGGCGGCGGGCGGCGTGCGCAGCGCCGAGGACGCCAAGGCGATGATCGAGGCAGGGGCCACGCGCCTGGGCACCTCGGGCGGGGTGGCGCTGGTGGCCGGTGAACAGCTGGGCGAGGGGTACTGA
- a CDS encoding PIG-L deacetylase family protein — translation MSSPSPAGPPRRWLARSPRFWALGAALILGLVAAFAINATPAVGLLYPRARAEVAALPPAPGFASGRRVLLVSPHPDDESLCCAGQLQEAQRAGAQVYVVWLTSGDGFELDAAALGRTARPHGGATERLGARRMAEARAAARVLGVPAAHLTFLGYPDGALLRLYRAPQAQVVRSPHTGATRVPYAGTLHPGAAYTGANLRRDLAEVFDRVRPDVVLLPSSKDAHRDHRATSLLVQDLLQARGQTARARYWVVHGGLEWPLPKGLHPQVPLLLPPRGHSLTWTRADLSRDETARKAQAIAAHRSQMAVMPRFLQAFVRTNELVALDDPHSPQGGHGR, via the coding sequence ATGTCCAGTCCCTCACCTGCAGGCCCCCCGCGCCGCTGGCTGGCCCGCTCCCCGCGGTTCTGGGCCCTGGGGGCGGCGCTGATCCTGGGCCTGGTGGCCGCCTTTGCCATCAACGCCACGCCCGCCGTGGGGCTGCTCTATCCGCGCGCCCGGGCCGAGGTGGCGGCCCTGCCCCCGGCGCCGGGTTTTGCGTCGGGCCGCCGCGTGCTGCTGGTTAGCCCCCACCCGGACGACGAGAGCCTGTGCTGCGCCGGGCAGCTGCAGGAAGCGCAGCGGGCCGGCGCGCAGGTGTACGTGGTGTGGCTGACCAGTGGCGACGGCTTTGAGCTGGACGCCGCCGCCCTGGGCCGCACCGCCCGGCCCCACGGCGGGGCCACCGAGCGCCTGGGCGCGCGCCGCATGGCTGAAGCGCGGGCAGCGGCGCGCGTGCTGGGCGTGCCGGCGGCCCACCTGACCTTCCTGGGCTACCCGGACGGCGCCCTGCTGCGGCTGTACCGCGCGCCCCAGGCCCAGGTGGTGCGCTCGCCGCACACCGGGGCCACCCGGGTGCCGTATGCCGGGACCCTGCACCCCGGCGCCGCTTACACCGGGGCCAACCTGCGCCGCGATCTGGCCGAGGTGTTTGACCGCGTGCGGCCCGACGTGGTGCTGCTGCCCAGCAGCAAGGACGCCCACCGCGACCACCGGGCCACCAGCCTGCTGGTGCAGGACCTGTTGCAGGCGCGGGGCCAGACCGCCCGCGCGCGCTACTGGGTGGTGCACGGCGGCCTGGAATGGCCGCTGCCCAAGGGCCTGCATCCCCAGGTGCCGCTGCTGCTGCCGCCCCGGGGCCACAGCCTGACCTGGACCCGCGCGGACCTCAGCCGCGACGAGACGGCCCGCAAGGCGCAGGCCATCGCCGCGCACCGCTCGCAGATGGCGGTGATGCCGCGCTTCTTGCAGGCCTTTGTGCGGACGAACGAACTCGTGGCCCTGGATGATCCCCATTCGCCGCAGGGTGGTCATGGCCGCTGA
- a CDS encoding CoA transferase subunit A, with amino-acid sequence MNKVYSDARAALADVVRDGQTIAVGGFGLCGIPEQLILALRETGARDLTAVSNNAGVDGWGLGLLLETRQIRKMISSYVGENKEFERQFLAGELELEFTPQGTLAERMRAGGAGIPGFYTKTGVGTVVADGKEHKDFDGETYILERGIRADVALVKAWKGDRAGNLVYRKTARNFNPMAATCGRVTVAEVEELVEIGQLDPDEVDTPGIFVQRVVHNPAPEKRIEQRTTRPG; translated from the coding sequence ATGAACAAGGTGTACTCAGACGCTCGGGCGGCCCTGGCCGATGTGGTGCGCGACGGTCAGACCATTGCGGTGGGGGGCTTCGGGCTGTGCGGCATTCCCGAACAGCTGATCCTGGCCCTGCGCGAGACCGGGGCCCGGGACCTGACCGCCGTGAGCAACAACGCGGGCGTGGACGGCTGGGGCCTGGGGCTGCTGCTGGAAACCCGCCAGATCCGCAAGATGATCTCCAGCTACGTGGGCGAGAACAAGGAGTTCGAGCGGCAGTTCCTGGCCGGCGAACTGGAACTGGAATTCACCCCCCAGGGCACGCTGGCCGAGCGCATGCGCGCCGGCGGCGCCGGCATTCCCGGCTTCTACACGAAAACGGGCGTGGGCACCGTGGTGGCCGACGGCAAGGAGCACAAGGACTTCGACGGCGAAACCTACATCCTGGAGCGCGGCATCCGCGCCGATGTGGCGCTGGTCAAGGCCTGGAAGGGCGACCGCGCCGGCAACCTCGTGTACCGCAAGACCGCGCGCAACTTTAACCCCATGGCCGCCACCTGCGGCCGGGTAACCGTGGCCGAGGTGGAAGAACTCGTGGAGATCGGCCAGCTGGACCCCGATGAGGTGGACACCCCCGGCATTTTCGTGCAGCGCGTGGTGCATAACCCGGCGCCCGAAAAGCGCATTGAGCAGCGCACGACGCGCCCCGGGTAA
- a CDS encoding GNAT family N-acetyltransferase, translating into MAADGLVLRPVGPQDGPALAAVAYHTAFFGESAAAFFPDAALFAALWTAPYLHAGFGGHVALRGAEVVGFILGAPDPGRYRAALLAQVARVLPTALARASGWASLPYLRRTVSWPAPHADEHAFPAHLHLNLLPQARGLGAGEALLRAHLRVLAGAEVPGVQLSTTTENRAALGLYHKLGFAVTARRVTPLWVPWLGHPAEHLCLTRRLQPADLAL; encoded by the coding sequence ATGGCCGCTGACGGGCTGGTGCTGCGCCCGGTGGGCCCCCAGGACGGGCCCGCGCTGGCGGCCGTGGCCTACCACACCGCCTTTTTCGGTGAGAGCGCCGCCGCCTTTTTCCCCGATGCCGCCCTGTTCGCCGCGCTGTGGACCGCGCCGTATCTGCACGCGGGCTTTGGCGGCCATGTGGCCCTGCGCGGGGCCGAGGTGGTGGGCTTTATCCTGGGGGCCCCGGACCCGGGGCGTTACCGCGCCGCGCTGCTGGCCCAGGTGGCGCGCGTGCTGCCCACCGCCCTGGCGCGGGCCAGCGGCTGGGCCAGCCTGCCCTACCTGCGCCGCACGGTGTCCTGGCCCGCCCCCCACGCCGATGAACATGCTTTTCCGGCCCACCTGCATCTGAACCTGCTGCCCCAGGCGCGCGGGCTGGGTGCGGGTGAGGCGCTGCTGCGTGCCCACCTGCGCGTGCTGGCGGGCGCCGAGGTGCCGGGGGTGCAGCTGTCCACCACCACCGAGAACCGCGCCGCCCTGGGGCTGTACCACAAGCTGGGCTTTGCGGTGACGGCCCGCCGCGTCACGCCCCTGTGGGTTCCGTGGCTGGGCCACCCCGCCGAGCACCTGTGCCTGACGCGGCGCCTGCAGCCGGCCGACCTCGCACTGTGA
- the mreC gene encoding rod shape-determining protein MreC, with amino-acid sequence MKGRAALLTLLGLLALSMVTTRFQVVPPGALRSGIAPLSQLAVVSADNVRRAYQTLVSERHLAAQVGTLQKENDVLRQRNELLTREVSRLRQVVKITTTQAPNALGIAQVVAVDPSPLLARLDINKGARDGVRLRMPVTVPRGLVGQITDVSAGHATVLALVDPESTVGVTLQGNRGGRGVARGVPPDRLRAQFSRSVPVKPGDVLVTNSLGGVFPVGIPVGTVEKVLPLGPNDLGRTVIIKPAVDVGVVEDVTILEGL; translated from the coding sequence GTGAAGGGGCGCGCCGCGCTGCTGACCCTGCTGGGGCTGCTGGCCCTGAGCATGGTCACCACCCGCTTTCAGGTGGTGCCGCCCGGCGCACTGCGCTCGGGCATTGCGCCGCTCTCGCAGCTGGCGGTGGTCTCGGCCGACAACGTGCGCCGCGCCTACCAGACCCTGGTGTCCGAGCGGCATCTGGCGGCGCAGGTGGGCACGCTGCAAAAGGAAAACGACGTGCTGCGCCAGCGCAACGAACTGCTGACCCGCGAGGTCTCGCGGCTGCGTCAGGTGGTGAAAATCACGACCACCCAGGCGCCCAACGCCCTGGGGATTGCGCAGGTGGTGGCGGTGGACCCCAGCCCGCTGCTGGCCCGGCTGGACATCAATAAGGGCGCGCGCGACGGCGTGCGGCTGCGCATGCCGGTCACGGTGCCGCGCGGCCTGGTGGGCCAGATCACGGACGTGAGTGCGGGCCACGCCACCGTGCTGGCCCTGGTGGACCCCGAAAGCACCGTGGGCGTGACCCTGCAGGGCAACCGGGGCGGGCGCGGCGTGGCGCGGGGGGTGCCGCCAGACCGCCTTCGCGCCCAGTTCTCGCGCTCGGTGCCGGTCAAGCCGGGCGACGTGCTGGTCACCAACAGCCTGGGGGGCGTGTTCCCGGTGGGCATTCCCGTGGGCACGGTGGAGAAGGTGCTGCCGCTGGGGCCCAACGACCTGGGCCGCACCGTGATCATCAAGCCGGCGGTGGATGTGGGCGTGGTGGAAGACGTGACGATTCTGGAGGGCCTGTGA
- a CDS encoding Rod shape-determining protein MreD: protein MRRDVLRPRRGPPGWLRVGAYVLLLLLVQGVLSRLGDAAGLSAPDLFLLTGAALAWRLKPAWALAGAYSAGLIQDLLGGGVLGLHAAGVMGGALLVLGVRRYMADSGPLQAVFTVLLAVAGQWLMFLLLTYWLRSTLVTLDLLRGALPTLLLGTLLVFPLWERVVSWAFGPRTGPEEGLG, encoded by the coding sequence ATGAGGCGTGACGTTCTGCGGCCCCGGCGGGGCCCCCCGGGCTGGCTGCGCGTCGGCGCCTACGTGCTGCTGCTGCTGCTGGTCCAGGGCGTGCTCTCGCGCCTGGGCGACGCCGCTGGCCTGAGTGCCCCGGACCTGTTCCTGCTGACCGGCGCGGCGCTGGCGTGGCGCCTGAAACCGGCCTGGGCGCTGGCCGGGGCCTACAGCGCCGGGCTTATCCAGGACCTGCTGGGCGGCGGCGTGCTGGGCCTGCACGCGGCGGGCGTGATGGGCGGGGCGCTGCTGGTGCTGGGCGTGCGGCGCTACATGGCGGATTCCGGGCCCCTGCAGGCTGTGTTCACGGTGTTGCTGGCCGTGGCCGGCCAGTGGCTGATGTTCCTGCTGCTCACCTACTGGCTGCGCTCCACGCTGGTCACGCTGGACCTGCTGCGCGGGGCCCTGCCCACGCTGCTGCTGGGCACGCTGCTGGTGTTTCCGCTGTGGGAGCGGGTGGTGAGCTGGGCCTTTGGGCCCCGCACCGGCCCCGAGGAAGGCCTGGGATGA
- a CDS encoding penicillin-binding transpeptidase domain-containing protein: MSRAGDLIDRRKRGRRAGTPRARARRKARQGATRVAWIALGFNLCLLGLGARLYQLQVVQHDQFAVQSASNYQRDEIVRALRGEIRTRDGVLLATNRLAVDLVYTGRRRPTDPEQAIPAWDKIVYLAGIGGDVLVNGQPREPNFERETETVLSRNIPQDKLAALYEYTVLVPSLELRERVERVYPQGKMAGHLLGYVQEATETQVKDDGYAPGDLVGRSGLEYSLQSTLQGKNGLRRREVTAGGKPQTERVIDPGTKGQDVTLTIDSLLQRTAERALREGLADVNAGRVKHGKPPEPYTRGAIIAIDPRTNEVLAMASSPAYDPNWFARVPSADPAAKNWAIDSTRPLAKLDAVTSNRVVQEYNPGSVFKIATTLMYVEKWGNFTLPCNPVYYYGRSAKRNWARFPLGMVDARLAISYSCNPWYYDSAVRAGPSDYAHQLKTRLTELGYNSPTGLELVGEKTGRLMVPEEYTNPQFPWFPGFALNMSIGQGDVDVTPAQVVSVMSTIINDGQKRPLTVLKAIGGKVQPRKPAVSVVRKGNTQVFQLVKEGMSGTTAGTRYGTAQHEIGPRLFPVRTGGKTGTAQNGLSQRNGLAYTHAWYEGYGPLGSPNFAVVAFFQNGGEGSGPALKAVKKMFAARWCVTLDDKGSALPLNTQQPCTGELDQMHQVYKTRAARAKAPAAKP, translated from the coding sequence ATGAGCCGCGCCGGCGACCTGATCGACCGCCGCAAGCGCGGGCGCCGCGCCGGAACGCCCCGCGCCCGCGCCCGGCGCAAGGCGCGCCAGGGGGCCACGCGGGTGGCCTGGATTGCGCTGGGGTTCAACCTGTGTCTGCTGGGGCTGGGCGCGCGCCTGTACCAGTTGCAGGTGGTGCAGCACGACCAGTTTGCGGTGCAGTCGGCCAGCAACTACCAGCGCGACGAGATCGTGCGCGCCCTGCGCGGCGAGATCCGCACCCGCGACGGCGTGCTGCTGGCCACCAACCGCCTCGCCGTGGACCTCGTGTACACCGGGCGGCGGCGCCCCACCGACCCGGAGCAGGCCATTCCCGCCTGGGACAAGATCGTCTATCTGGCCGGGATTGGGGGCGACGTGCTGGTCAACGGTCAGCCGCGCGAGCCCAATTTCGAGCGCGAAACCGAAACGGTGCTGTCGCGCAACATCCCCCAGGACAAGCTGGCCGCCCTGTACGAATACACCGTGCTGGTGCCCAGCCTGGAACTGCGCGAGCGCGTGGAGCGCGTTTACCCCCAGGGCAAGATGGCCGGGCACCTGCTGGGCTACGTGCAGGAAGCCACCGAGACCCAGGTGAAGGACGACGGCTACGCCCCCGGCGATCTGGTGGGCCGCTCCGGGCTGGAATACAGCCTGCAAAGCACCTTGCAGGGCAAAAATGGCCTGCGCCGCCGCGAAGTCACGGCCGGGGGCAAGCCGCAGACCGAGCGGGTGATTGACCCCGGCACCAAGGGGCAGGACGTGACCCTGACCATTGATTCGCTGCTGCAACGCACCGCAGAGCGGGCGCTTCGAGAAGGTTTGGCAGATGTGAATGCCGGACGTGTCAAGCATGGCAAGCCGCCCGAGCCCTACACACGCGGCGCCATCATTGCCATTGACCCGCGCACCAATGAAGTCCTGGCAATGGCCAGCAGCCCGGCCTACGACCCCAACTGGTTTGCCCGCGTGCCCAGCGCCGATCCGGCCGCCAAGAACTGGGCCATAGACTCCACGCGTCCCCTGGCCAAACTGGACGCCGTGACCAGCAACCGCGTGGTGCAGGAGTACAACCCCGGCAGCGTGTTCAAGATCGCCACCACCCTGATGTATGTGGAAAAGTGGGGCAATTTCACCCTGCCGTGCAATCCGGTCTATTACTACGGGCGCTCGGCCAAACGGAACTGGGCGCGGTTTCCCCTGGGCATGGTGGACGCCCGGCTCGCCATCTCCTATTCCTGTAACCCCTGGTACTACGATTCGGCCGTTCGCGCTGGCCCCAGCGACTACGCGCACCAGCTCAAGACACGCCTGACCGAACTGGGCTACAACAGCCCCACGGGTCTGGAATTGGTGGGCGAAAAGACCGGGCGCCTGATGGTCCCGGAGGAATACACCAACCCGCAGTTTCCCTGGTTTCCGGGGTTTGCCCTCAACATGAGCATTGGACAGGGCGATGTGGACGTGACCCCGGCGCAGGTGGTCTCGGTGATGTCCACAATCATCAACGACGGTCAGAAACGGCCGCTGACGGTCCTCAAGGCCATTGGGGGCAAGGTGCAGCCCCGCAAGCCGGCAGTGAGTGTGGTGCGCAAGGGCAACACGCAGGTGTTCCAATTGGTCAAAGAAGGCATGAGTGGCACCACGGCCGGCACCCGCTACGGCACGGCCCAGCATGAGATCGGCCCACGGCTGTTTCCGGTCCGCACAGGCGGCAAAACAGGCACCGCACAAAACGGTCTGAGTCAGAGAAATGGCCTGGCCTACACCCATGCGTGGTACGAGGGCTATGGCCCCCTGGGCAGCCCCAATTTTGCCGTCGTGGCCTTTTTCCAGAACGGCGGCGAAGGGTCAGGCCCAGCCCTGAAGGCCGTGAAAAAGATGTTCGCCGCGCGCTGGTGCGTGACCCTGGATGACAAAGGCAGCGCCCTGCCGCTGAACACCCAGCAGCCGTGTACGGGCGAACTGGACCAGATGCATCAGGTTTACAAGACCCGGGCCGCACGCGCAAAAGCACCAGCGGCCAAGCCGTAG